The sequence below is a genomic window from Lytechinus variegatus isolate NC3 chromosome 3, Lvar_3.0, whole genome shotgun sequence.
CAAGTGCTGAATGTTTCCATTTCAAACCTTATGCTTTGTTCTCATTACTCTtctgctgctgttttgaattgACTCAATCAGGCTAAGAAAGTGTTCAATTTATGTTGTTGCAGAACAATAATGTATCAAATATCAGACGTGGCTCTAGTTTGATTCAATACTTCATGtgatgctacatgtatttacttcTTCTGGCTGTTATGCAGAGTCTGTGATGTTGGAAAAGCTCGAAAGCATTTATAATGCAGAGATTTGATGCTAATATACCATTCTCATTTATTGCTCCTGCTTATGTTTGGATCCCTCATTGTTTTCCGATGGATGGATTACCAATGGCGTATATACAGGTTGTTGTGCCTTTGTTTGCTTATCCACGCTTAGGTGAGTTGGTTGTATGGTTGCAGAAGTGACTCCTATATATCACTATTGATTTCATGAGCACTGGCATGCATGTCTCTTGGAGATGAAACTTGAAAATACACAAGGAGCAAGACCAGAGGAGGACAAGATGGACACTACTgtcttcttttttcatcatttgttCTCAAGTAACCAGGAAGAatgtgacaattttttttatctgaactTTTTTGTGTGAGAATTACGCATTATGCAGTCAGAACTTtgctttatttatatttatattttctcaatTGTTATCTGTTTTGTATTAACAGATGGATCAATCTTTGAAGGTGAAGGTGCAACTGGTTACTCATCTAGCTCAGATCAAGACAGCTTCAAGGGTGCAACTGGAGGATATGGTTTTTCAAGAGGTCAGTTGGAATTACAGCATttattctcttatttttttatttcaatgaacaaaatatatattgtaaattcATGCTCATACTAAATCATACTGAAAATGAGTAAGCATTCGTAGTGTTATCACTTTGTAGGTGCACTGTATtaagttattttcatttggaGGAGAGACAGACTTGGCAGAAAATTGATTGTTTGGAATAACATATCCAGAGTAAACAAAAGCTCTAAATTTGACATTATATGTATGGCACAAGTGTTGAATGGATTACCCAAAGACACAAGTTTCATTGTGACGAGGCAAATCCATTTCCTTTCaaatgaatttcttcttatattttaaaaatagtttACTGGAGAATGATATTCTTGTTATCATGGTCTTAAATATGGTGTGGGTGGTCAATGTATTGCTTTTACACTTCCTGtatttgggtaaaattttatcaTAGCTTGGGTGTACATGTTGATGCTTAcatagcatttttttcatttacaggTCACGAGCGGCAGTATGGCAGTGATTCAAGCAGTAACAGCTACAGTAGTCAACCCCCTAAGATGGAGAATGTGAAACACAACCATTCATATGCTGCACCTTCACAATCTCAGATGCAGAATGGCAATGGTGCACAAAACATGAGCCACAATGGAACAAATGGCAGCTCCAAGTTAAATCGAGATGAGAAACGTGCCAAGGCTTTAAAACTTCCACTCTGCATTGAAAAGATCATTAACCTTCCCGTTGATTCTTTCAATgacttgattaaaaaatacgAGCTCACAGATCCTCAGATGCAGCTTGTCCGTGATATCAGGAGGCGTGGGAAAAACAAAGTCGCTGCTCAGAATTGCCGTAAACGTAAAATAGATGCCATCCAGTTTGTGGAATCAACAGTTGGTGAGCTGAGGATGGAGAGAGACAAGCTGGTGAAAGAGCGTGATAACATTGACAAAGAAGTTAGTGAGATGCAGCAGAGATATGCAGAACTCTGTGAAGAAGTATTTTCTTCAGTTCAAGATGAGCATGGGAGCCCAGTTGATCCCAATGACTATACGCTGCAACAGATGCCTGATGGTACTGTATACCTTATCCCTCGCAATAGCAATCAAAGAGACAGAGATGAGCAATCAATGTAATCAAGAATCACTTCACTTATTTCAGAGACTGTTCAAGCTGTAATATGCTTATGATTCCATgctatcaaattttttttaatttttttatgtcacTATTTGTTGGCAGTGTATCAttctttctttgttattttcacTGTTCTACCCTGAGGAGTGAGGGAATGAATATTTCTCTATTTGGTATCATTACAATTATCTAGATATACCTGTTACATGTAGGTGCAAGAGGCAAAACACAAAATTCAAAGACCCAAATTACTTAACCTCCCATTTTCTGTAGTGCCTTTCCTGTTGTatacttctatttttttttttacattgtttgaACTATCCCTTTAATCACAACCATTGTGATTGCAAAAGAGGTCTGCTTTCCTCTTTCAGCTTGCATCATCAGTGTTCAGTTTATTTCAAGTTATTTAAACCACAaagtttataattttttttgttttatattgctTCAAGGCTTATATtacacattcatgtacatgtgggTCCAttatttgaatgtatttttctatattgtattttttttgcagaaatgtgttttgttttatatctgTTGGTCGCATTACGCACATGCTTCAAGCATGATTGCTTAGTTGTGTTTGATAGTCCAGTGTTTTCCTAGGGACAGCTGTAGCTAATAGAAAGCAAGATTGGTCGGCCTGGGAGGGACTAGTAATGATTGTTGTGCCTCTATCAAATTACTTCTTACTGGATTAGAAATATCAGTTATTGTAATAAATCATCTCACACAACATTATTATGGTCAGAGAAGTTGACAGGACAGGAtataatatttgtattatttgtgaATGATTCTGAATCTTTCAAGCCATATTTTCAATCGATATACAAAAGCCTCCTATAGACACAAGAATACATCCCCTTAGCCTTTCAATTTTCTGTGGTCAAGGGGAATATGACATGAAAATTTGAAGATTTATTTAATATAGCAAATTAGAGATAATGATCATTTTCATCTTGCTTTGACAGGCTTCTCTTCTGCTTAGCTAAATGTGTCCTATATTATTGTGTTAACTCTTGTGATGTACATATTTGTAAATAGCTAAAGAAAGATTATTATGCAATGGAGTTTTCCAATAATAGACGATGATATTTGACTGAAAAAGAGAAGACAAGACTTATTTATGACTAGCTATCCAGTAGTGGAAGGAGTTCAGATATTCTTGTGGGATGATcatggcattttttttcttcatgtttttgTTGGCAATCCGTTCATTGTACCCACTGGTTTACTACTAAGTTTTCAGGGGTTTGTATGTACATGGGTAACATACCCATGAATAAGTGATATGAATTAACATTCATGAATTACTTCTGATGAATGATTAATACATGTAGGAAATGTGTAAATTTTATTTGTCTGTACATGTAGACTTTGTCTCTAAACTTAATATTTTCCAGTTTCAACATTTGGTACAAATATATCACAtgattgaatattcattttgtagatgtacatgtagaaaagaAGGCCTGCTTGCATTTTGTAAATGaggatttttctcctttaaagCTTTATCTGGACATTGAGATTTGAATTAAGTTTTACATGCAGATTTTATGCTTTATTATGTCGTACTCAAAATCAGATTTTGCcattttcactttcaaaaggacTTCATTTGTATCCGCAGAAAAGATTTTTGCATGAAAGATTGCATttgttgaataaaatattttattagcAAGAGAAGTGTTGATAACAGAAAATCCTGCTATTGTTGTACATATACATATTGATTATtgcagagagaaagagaaaaccaataaaatctttaaaaatatatcaaatttgtattgtttttctttgtatgtgtgtgtgtgcatgtatgAATCCGGAATTACTATGAATAATTGGTTAAAGAAAAGGCCAGGTCAACCCaaacaagttgatttgaattaatggagcaaaatcaaacaagcatgacACTTCTTTTCATTGAAAATCGAAAGTAAGAGAAGAGGTATGGCATAACAAATTattaactaattttttttaatcagttttCTGCGCAATCCAGGTGGAATGCTAATAACTGAGCCAATAATGTCACACTtccttttgtgtttttatggaGAACGTGTTTTTGTTTTCCTCCAATACCAAGCATAGTTTTGATTGATCATTTGAAGTTTCCTCATTTTAAGTTGTGCTTAATCAAGAACTAATTCACCTAAAAAGAATAGTGTGTGACATCATCTCGCTCAATTTTTGTGGATAGATCACATGTAAAATTGAGCAAGGGATTAAAAAACTAACTTATATACATTTAGTATCCATAcgatttttatgaattttttattgatatgtttGTGGGATTAGAAAAAAATCTACTAAATGTACCCttgtcccccccaaaaaaaaaaaataatggaccTCTTTCTCACTCTACAGCTTTTAAAGGAAAAGCAGCCTGATGAAGTGTGTTATGAACAAAAATCCATCCATGAAAAACTCAGAATATTCAAAGTGAAAAATTTGTGAAGTCACATGTGAGCAGTTCCCCATATTTCATCTAAATTCCATTGTGATTATTAAATGGGTCATTGATACATTTTCTGATTGAGTACACATGTAACATGAGCTACATGTAACCTGAAAATACTTTCATCAAACCtttgttaatctttcttttttctgcttttattaaaactAACTTGATGTTAGATTGACCTCCCGTATAACCTTACCTTCTCTCAAAACTTTatctccatctatctatctcccaacccctctaccccctccccccccaaacacACTTTCTCTCCATGTGTCATTCTTTTTATCTTCACATTTGTTTACTCTTTCTCACTATCGGTCAACAAAGGCAATGTTTTCCATTCACAAAGTttgaatatatatcatttattttcaatttcatgcagaatttagaaaatatttcagtttgttacaCATACAATTTCACGGAAGTTATGTTAATAGTTACACTAACATTATAGTtgacatatttcattcattttatgaaaGATGGAAATATATAAATTCTTTAAAGTTAATAATAGGATGCACAGAGTTCTCCAACATCATAATCCATTAAGCCACTATTTTAATCATGCCTATGAAATAACATTGGTCAAGTGTTTATTTTTTGAACAATTAGACACGACAGAGATACATTTCTTTAATAACCAAATATTTGCTttactgtttcacaaagaaataTACCAAATAATATATTACTATTAAATAATATATTGATCACAACAATGATGTTGGAATGGGGGAAATCAACTCAgatgaaaatttaggaaaagaaaatatgtgcgaaagaaagaataagaaaaaggaaatgacAGATAAGGAATGTGTGTAAAGACTTGATGGAAGgtagtgaaacaaagttttaaaaGCACTaaatatgtaggggaaggcggggtaagttgagccaccagtgCCACTCCCTGGCCAATTATGAATGAGGACATTGGGGTGGTGTCATTTATTGATGATCCATTGCATAACCCccaaccccaccacattgttttcaagattgaaacaggaagatttttagagggaaaaatacaactTTCTGCCAAAAAGAAAGGAAGTGTGAAATAGATTAATGCATTTAACCCATATGCATCCAAAAGAtgacaatattgttagtccaggtatggattttcattcttgtcatagtcttttacatgatgggtgcataaaaaatgtgtggatgtgaaaatattccataaagttcggactggggtaggTTGAGCAGTCAACATgtggcaagttgagccatggtaattgatatgataatgtatttataaaaacaaatcattcttAAAAGGCTATTGATATGCAGCTCTAATGGACCAAATTCACAAGATAACTGTTATAGTTTTAACGGACTTTAGTGTTTCTATATGATTAagaagtgaaaagactttgaaataaaatgattttcacaCTGGTTCTTGCCTCATAGATTTTGctgctcaacttacccccaaaaggtggctcaacttaccccatgggtggggcaagttgagccatttgacatctttcgtttaaaaaaatgacagtgcCTTTCAGTGTGGGAGTATAAAGTTTCATAGAGGTAAACAATGTTTCCCAAGAATGAAATTTTGAGGCAAGatacttatttctacaagattattagtcatatcagtcctgacatgcaaaaagcaaaaaaatggCTTatcttaccccgccttcccctatacatgctttatttcaaatttcatttttctggaGTCCGACCTTGATTACTAACAAATGAATAGATCTATTTCAAGGAGACAGAAAGAGATTATTATGTAAACTTATCATCCGGCATAATAACAGTCTGCATATTGGTACATGGATATTTTCTACactaaatattcaaaatcatgaataagcctAATAAAGCACATA
It includes:
- the LOC121411973 gene encoding LOW QUALITY PROTEIN: endoplasmic reticulum membrane sensor NFE2L1-like (The sequence of the model RefSeq protein was modified relative to this genomic sequence to represent the inferred CDS: deleted 2 bases in 2 codons) → LNDVFAVKASTNGMVSLQNAQSQQQPILLPPTRNRLFNNFPNVDAQSHSTNATASAPSNNMTDYLMQTLQMNAVNASAPFPAANLSTAENSSSLLMDLLNSPSSAHPINPLDLDFDEQMQDVIAALGEDSESLTNDEDSDGSIFEGEGATGYSSSSDQDSFKGATGGYGFSRGHERQYGSDSSSNSYSSQPPKMENVKHNHSYAAPSQSQMQNGNGAQNMSHNGTNGSSKLNRDEKRAKALKLPLCIEKIINLPVDSFNDLIKKYELTDPQMQLVRDIRRRGKNKVAAQNCRKRKIDAIQFVESTVGELRMERDKLVKERDNIDKEVSEMQQRYAELCEEVFSSVQDEHGSPVDPNDYTLQQMPDGTVYLIPRNSNQRDRDEQSM